A section of the Lepus europaeus isolate LE1 chromosome 10, mLepTim1.pri, whole genome shotgun sequence genome encodes:
- the POLR3H gene encoding DNA-directed RNA polymerase III subunit RPC8, producing MFVLVEMVDTVRIPPWQFERKLNDSIAEELNKKLANKVVYNVGLCICLFDITRLEDAYVFPGDGASHTKVHFRYVVFHPFLDEILIGTIKGCSPDGVHVSLGFFDDILIPPESLQQPAKFDEAEQVWVWEYETEEGAHDLYMDTGEEIRFRVVDESFVDTSPTGPSSAEATSSSEELPKKEAPYTLVGSISEPGLGLLSWWTSN from the exons ATGTTCGTCCTGGTGGAGATGGTGGACACCGTGCGGATCCCCCCCTGGCAGTTTGAGAGGAAGCTCAACGACTCCATCGCCGAGGAGCTGAACAAGAAGCTGGCCAACAAG GTGGTGTACAACGTGGGACTCTGCATCTGCTTGTTCGACATCACCAGGCTGGAGGACGCCTACGTGTTTCCAGGCGACGGCGCGTCGCACACCAAAG TGCATTTTCGCTATGTGGTCTTCCATCCCTTCCTGGACGAGATTCTGATCGGGACGATCAAAGGCTGCAGCCCAGACGGAGTGCACG TCTCTCTCGGCTTCTTCGATGATATTCTCATCCCCCCCGAGTCACTGCAGCAACCAGCCAAATT TGATGAAGCtgagcaggtgtgggtgtgggagtACGAGACAGAGGAAGGAGCACACGACCTGTACATGGACACTGGCGAGGAGATCCGCTTCCGGGTGGTGGACGAGAGCTTTGTGGACACGTCTCCCACGGGGCCCAGCTCCGCCGAGGCCACCTCTTCCAGCGAGGAGCTGCCCAAGAAGGAGGCTCCGTACACACTGGTG GGGTCCATCAGTGAGCCGGGCCTGGGCCTTCTCTCCTGGTGGACCAGCAATTAG